The following are encoded together in the Arvicanthis niloticus isolate mArvNil1 chromosome 11, mArvNil1.pat.X, whole genome shotgun sequence genome:
- the Prpf39 gene encoding pre-mRNA-processing factor 39 isoform X1 — MQNSHMDEYRNSDNGSTGNSSEVVVVEHPDFSTEIMNVTEMEQSPDASPSAHASTEENEMANAVDLPVTETEGNFPPEFEKFWKTVETNPQDFTGWVYLLQYVEQENHLMAARKAFDKFFIHYPYCYGYWKKYADLEKRHDNIKQSDEVYRRGLQAIPLSVDLWIHYINFLKETLDPGDPETNSTIRGTFEHAVLAAGTDFRSDKLWEMYINWENEQGNLREVTAVYDRILGIPTQLYSHHFQRFKEHVQNNLPRDLLTGEQFIQLRRELASVNGHSGDDGPPGDDLPSGIEDITDPAKLITEIENMRHRIIEIHQEMFNYNEHEVSKRWTFEEGIKRPYFHVKPLEKAQLKNWKEYLEFEIENGTHERVVVLFERCVISCALYEEFWIKYAKYMENHSIEGVRHVFSRACTVHLPKKPMAHMLWAAFEEQQGNINEARIILRTFEECVLGLAMVRLRRVSLERRHGNMEEAEHLLQDAIKNAKSNNESSFYAIKLARHLFKIQKNLPKSRKVLLEAMEKDKENTKLYLNLLEMEYSCDLKQNEENILNCFDKAIHGSLPIKMRITFSQRKVEFLEDFGSDVNKLLNAYDEHQTLLKEQDSLKRKAENGSEEPEEKKAHTEDMSSAQIIDGDLQANQAAYNYSAWYQYNYQNPWNYGQYYPPPPT; from the exons ATGCAAAATTCCCACATGGATGAGTACAGGAACTCTGATAATGGCAGCACAGGCAACAGTTCAGAGGTAGTAGTAGTAGAGCATCCAGATTTTAGTACAGAGATTATGAACGTTACGGAGATGGAGCAGTCCCCTGATGCCTCTCCCAGCGCACATGCATCTACAGAGGAAAATGAAATGGCAAATGCTGTGGACCTTCCagtgacagaaacagaaggaaacttCCCTCCGGAGTTTGAAAAATTTTGGAAAACTGTAGAAACGAATCCTCAGGATTTTACAGGCTGGGTATATCTGCTTCAGTACGTAGAACAGGAG aATCACTTGATGGCTGCcaggaaagcatttgacaaattttTTATACACTACCCGTATTGCTATGGTTACTGGAAAAAGTATGCAGACCTTGAAAAGCGACATGACAACATTAAACAATCAGATGAG GTTTATCGACGAGGTCTTCAGGCAATACCTCTTAGTGTTGATCTTTGGATACATTATATAAACTTCTTAAAAGAAACATTGGACCCTGGTGATCCTGAGACAAACAGTACAATAAGAGG AACTTTTGAGCATGCTGTTCTAGCTGCAGGAACGGATTTTCGATCTGACAAATTATGGGAAATGTATATAAACTGGGAGAATGAGCAGGGAAATCTGAGAGAAGTCACAGCTGTGTATGACCGTATTCTTGGTATTCCAACACAGCTGTACAGCCATCATTTCCAAAG ATTTAAAGAACATGTACAAAATAACTTGCCTAGAGATCTTTTAACTGGTGAACAGTTTATTCAGCTGAGAAGGGAATTAGCTTCTGTAAATGGACACAGTGGTGATGACGGACCTCCTGGTGATGACCTTCCATCAGGAATTGAAGACATAACGGATCCAGCAAAG cTGATTACTGAAATAGAAAACATGAGACATAGAATCATTGAAATTCATCAAGAAATGTTTAATTATAATGAGCATGAAGTTAGTAAGAGGTGGACATTTGAAGAAGGT ATTAAAAGACCTTATTTTCATGTGAAACCATTGGAAAAGGCTCAGCtaaaaaactggaaagaatacTTAGAATTCGAAATTGAAAATGGGACTCATGAAAGAGTTGTGGTTCTCTTTGAAAGATGTGTCATATCTTGTGCTCTCTATGAGGAGTTTTGGATTAAG TATGCCAAGTACATGGAAAACCATAGCATTGAAGGAGTGAGGCATGTCTTCAGCAGAGCTTGTACTGTTCATCTCCCGAAGAAACCCATGGCACATATGCTTTGGGCAGCTTTTGAAGAACAACAAG gGAATATTAATGAAGCCAGGATTATCTTGAGAACGTTTGAAGAATGTGTTCTAGGACTGGCAATGGTTCGATTGCGAAGAGTAAGTCTAGAGCGACGGCACGGAAATATGGAAGAAGCTGAACATTTGCTTCAAGACGCTATAAAGAATGCCAAATCAAATAATGAGTCGTCATTTTATGCTATCAAACTAGCCCGACATCttttcaaaatacagaaaaatcttCCAAAATCAAGAAAGGTACTTTTGGAAGCAATGGAAAAAGATAAG GAGAACACAAAGTTATACCTCAACTTACTTGAAATGGAATACAGTTGTGACCTCaagcaaaatgaagaaaatatcctcaATTGCTTTGACAAAGCCATACATGGTTCATTGCCTATTAAAATGAGAAttacattttctcaaagaaaagtgGAATTCCTTGAAGATTTTGGTTCAGATGTTAATAA gCTTCTAAATGCATATGATGAACATCAAACACTTCTAAAAGAACAGgattctttaaaaaggaaagctgAAAATGG CTCAGAagaaccagaagaaaagaaagcacacacaGAAGATATGTCATCAGCACAGATCATTGATGGGGATTTACAGGCAAATCAAGCTGCATATAATTACAGTGCCTGGTATCAG TACAATTATCAGAATCCTTGGAATTACGGACAGTATTATCCTCCACCTCCAACCTga
- the Prpf39 gene encoding pre-mRNA-processing factor 39 isoform X2 — MQGLLRFEDQDSARGDQNIAMFYPTSTQMVYRRGLQAIPLSVDLWIHYINFLKETLDPGDPETNSTIRGTFEHAVLAAGTDFRSDKLWEMYINWENEQGNLREVTAVYDRILGIPTQLYSHHFQRFKEHVQNNLPRDLLTGEQFIQLRRELASVNGHSGDDGPPGDDLPSGIEDITDPAKLITEIENMRHRIIEIHQEMFNYNEHEVSKRWTFEEGIKRPYFHVKPLEKAQLKNWKEYLEFEIENGTHERVVVLFERCVISCALYEEFWIKYAKYMENHSIEGVRHVFSRACTVHLPKKPMAHMLWAAFEEQQGNINEARIILRTFEECVLGLAMVRLRRVSLERRHGNMEEAEHLLQDAIKNAKSNNESSFYAIKLARHLFKIQKNLPKSRKVLLEAMEKDKENTKLYLNLLEMEYSCDLKQNEENILNCFDKAIHGSLPIKMRITFSQRKVEFLEDFGSDVNKLLNAYDEHQTLLKEQDSLKRKAENGSEEPEEKKAHTEDMSSAQIIDGDLQANQAAYNYSAWYQYNYQNPWNYGQYYPPPPT; from the exons ATGCAGGGACTGCTGCGCTTTGAAGATCAAGACTCTGCACGTGGGGATCAGAACATTGCCATGTTCTATCCAACCTCCACCCAAATG GTTTATCGACGAGGTCTTCAGGCAATACCTCTTAGTGTTGATCTTTGGATACATTATATAAACTTCTTAAAAGAAACATTGGACCCTGGTGATCCTGAGACAAACAGTACAATAAGAGG AACTTTTGAGCATGCTGTTCTAGCTGCAGGAACGGATTTTCGATCTGACAAATTATGGGAAATGTATATAAACTGGGAGAATGAGCAGGGAAATCTGAGAGAAGTCACAGCTGTGTATGACCGTATTCTTGGTATTCCAACACAGCTGTACAGCCATCATTTCCAAAG ATTTAAAGAACATGTACAAAATAACTTGCCTAGAGATCTTTTAACTGGTGAACAGTTTATTCAGCTGAGAAGGGAATTAGCTTCTGTAAATGGACACAGTGGTGATGACGGACCTCCTGGTGATGACCTTCCATCAGGAATTGAAGACATAACGGATCCAGCAAAG cTGATTACTGAAATAGAAAACATGAGACATAGAATCATTGAAATTCATCAAGAAATGTTTAATTATAATGAGCATGAAGTTAGTAAGAGGTGGACATTTGAAGAAGGT ATTAAAAGACCTTATTTTCATGTGAAACCATTGGAAAAGGCTCAGCtaaaaaactggaaagaatacTTAGAATTCGAAATTGAAAATGGGACTCATGAAAGAGTTGTGGTTCTCTTTGAAAGATGTGTCATATCTTGTGCTCTCTATGAGGAGTTTTGGATTAAG TATGCCAAGTACATGGAAAACCATAGCATTGAAGGAGTGAGGCATGTCTTCAGCAGAGCTTGTACTGTTCATCTCCCGAAGAAACCCATGGCACATATGCTTTGGGCAGCTTTTGAAGAACAACAAG gGAATATTAATGAAGCCAGGATTATCTTGAGAACGTTTGAAGAATGTGTTCTAGGACTGGCAATGGTTCGATTGCGAAGAGTAAGTCTAGAGCGACGGCACGGAAATATGGAAGAAGCTGAACATTTGCTTCAAGACGCTATAAAGAATGCCAAATCAAATAATGAGTCGTCATTTTATGCTATCAAACTAGCCCGACATCttttcaaaatacagaaaaatcttCCAAAATCAAGAAAGGTACTTTTGGAAGCAATGGAAAAAGATAAG GAGAACACAAAGTTATACCTCAACTTACTTGAAATGGAATACAGTTGTGACCTCaagcaaaatgaagaaaatatcctcaATTGCTTTGACAAAGCCATACATGGTTCATTGCCTATTAAAATGAGAAttacattttctcaaagaaaagtgGAATTCCTTGAAGATTTTGGTTCAGATGTTAATAA gCTTCTAAATGCATATGATGAACATCAAACACTTCTAAAAGAACAGgattctttaaaaaggaaagctgAAAATGG CTCAGAagaaccagaagaaaagaaagcacacacaGAAGATATGTCATCAGCACAGATCATTGATGGGGATTTACAGGCAAATCAAGCTGCATATAATTACAGTGCCTGGTATCAG TACAATTATCAGAATCCTTGGAATTACGGACAGTATTATCCTCCACCTCCAACCTga